GCGAAGGCAGTCGGACTCGCCGCGCTGAAGTTCGGCGATCTGAGCAATCACCGCACGTCCAACTACGTCTTCGATCTGGACCGGTTCAGCTCGTTTGAGGGGAGGACCGGACCATATCTGCTCTACGGCGCGGTTCGAATCCGGTCGATCCTGCGCAAGGCCGCCGAGCACGGGTTCGTTCCCGGACCGATCACGAGCCCTTCCACCGATGTCGAGCGTGACCTGATGCTGTTCCTGGCTCGCCTGCCCGACTCGCTCGCGAGGGCAGCCGAGTTGCGGGCGCCGAACCATATCGCCGAGTTCGCCTACGATCTCACAACCCGCTTCAACCGTTTCTATGAGCAGTGCCACATTCTCAGTGAGCAGAACACCGAACGCCGCGGTTCCTGGCTGAGT
The sequence above is drawn from the Gammaproteobacteria bacterium genome and encodes:
- a CDS encoding arginine--tRNA ligase; this encodes AKAVGLAALKFGDLSNHRTSNYVFDLDRFSSFEGRTGPYLLYGAVRIRSILRKAAEHGFVPGPITSPSTDVERDLMLFLARLPDSLARAAELRAPNHIAEFAYDLTTRFNRFYEQCHILSEQNTERRGSWLSLVAVTLRELTLAFDLLGISVPERM